The genomic window ATCCCGCAGGATTCCGGCCCTATCTGTCGGGATGACAGGATTTGAACCTGCGACCCCTTGACCCCCAGTCAAGTGCGCTACCAAGCTGCGCCACATCCCGTTACCCGCGAGCGGGCAACTCCCCTATATTAGCCCCTCGCCGACGCCCCCGCGAACCAACGCCCACCCCGGGCGTGTGCGCACGCCCTTGTCCGATGTCGGAGACCCTCGCTACGGTCTCGGGCATGACGATCGAGATCCTGCCCGCCACCGGTGACCGCTTCGACGACGCCGAGACGGCGCTCGACAGCGGCGACGGTCCCGGCTGCCAATGCCAGTGGTGGCTGCTCACCAATGCCGAGTTCCAGAAGACCTCGCGCGATGACCTCGCCACGCGCTTCCACGCCGAGATGCAGGGCGATCGCGCTCCCGGACTCATCGCCTACGTCGACGGCGAGCCGGCGGGCTGGGTGCGCGTCGGTCCCCGCATCGACCAGGCGCGCCTCCTGCGCACCCGCGACGTGACGACCGCGACGGACGAGCCCCTCGACGCCGACGACGTCTGGTCGATCTCGTGCTTCGTCGTCCGCACGGCTCACCGCGGTCAGGGTCTGATGAAGAAACTCCTGGATGCCGCGGTCTCGACCGCCCGCGACGCCGGCGCCCGCGTCGTCGAGGCGTACCCCCTCGACCCCACCGTCACGAAGCGCTCCGCCACCCAGCTGTACCGCGGCACCGTGTCGATGTTCGAACAGGCGGGCTTCGATATCGTCGAGCGCCCCAAACCCGACCGCGCTCTCGTCTCACTGACCCTGCGCGAGTGAGAGCCCGTCTTACGATGGAGGTTCGCCGACGAGAGACCTGACATGACGGATGCCACGACCACCGCACGCGTCGACGCGTGGCTCTGGGCGGTGCGCGTCTACAAGACTCGGTCCGCGGCGACAACGGCGTGCCGTGCGGGCCACGTCCGAGTCAACGGCGAACGCGCCAAGGCGGCGCAACCCGTGCGCCCGGGCGACGAGTTGCGGGTGCGGATCCAGGGTTTCGACCGGATCCTCGTCGTGAAGAAGACGATCGCGAAGCGTGTCGGGGCGGCCCTCGTCGCGGAGTCGGTTGACGACCGCACTCCCCCGCCGCCCTCGAAAGAAAGCATGCCGTTCGTCCCGGTGCGCGATCGCGGCGCCGGCCGCCCCACCAAGCGCGACCGCCGCGATATCGAGAAGCTCCGCGGCCGCGAACTCGACTGACCGTCGCGTCACACCCTCAGCGATCCGTACAACCTCAGCCGCATCCCTCGCCCACCGACTGAGCTTGTGCAAATCACCGACCCGGCGAAATCGCCGACCTGTCGTCAGACCTACGACCGCCGACGCCGCTGACGCAGCCGTCAGGTCAGTTGGTCGAGCAGCCAGTGCGCTCCGCGCACAACAGCCCCGAGCTGCTCGACGCGCGCCGCCAGTTCGCGGTCGCTCGTCACGACGACCACCGGACGAAACGCCCCCGCGACCTCGCGCACGACGGCGACGATCTCGTCGTCACCCTCCCCCGGCGCGTGCCGCACCTCGATCGCGGGTGCCAGGGGCTGGGCGGACCGCGCCTGACCCTCCAGCACCGCGGTGACCGAGGGGAACCAGCGCGTCGCGGAGACCCCGAGGGCCTCGGCATCCACTCCCCGCTCCGTCAGCCGCGAGACCTTCGTCACCAGGCGGGTCGCGGCGCCGGCGCGGTCTTTCCACCAGCCGTCGGGTACCGAGCCCATGACGTTCGCCACGTCGACGACGATCGCCGGACGCACGGTCAAAGCCTCACGCAGGGCCGGCCATGATGCGGCGAAGCCGGGGTGCAGCGGCAACGAGTCGACCTCGTCGACGGCAACCCACTCCAGGGCGACGCTCTCGGGGTCGCTGATCACGGGCTCGAAGGGTGTCGTGACGTCGGCCACCAGGGTCGAATACGACCAGATGCCGAGGTCGAGCACACTCTCGAAGCGCGCCCGCACGGCATCCGCCGGCACTCCGGCCTCTTCGCCCGACTCGCGCAGGGCGCCGTCGCGAGCGGATTCGCCCTCGTGCCGCGCGCCACCCGGTAGGGCCCACGTGTTGCCGAAGTGGCTCCACGAGACGCGATGCTGCAGCAGCACTCCGCGCTCGGGGTCGAGGGCGAGCAGCCCCGCGGCGCCGAAACGACCCCAGTACTTCTCGCCCGTGGGCGCGACGACCCAGGCATCGCCCGGGTCGCGAGCCCCGTGCGGGCGTCGCGGCTCGCCGGGGGCGGGGGGCTCGATCGTCATCGTCTCCAGCCTGGCACACCCCTCGTGCGAGGGCGCCGCCGGGCGTCACATCGCGCCGCGAAACACGGAACACTGGTCGGATGGAGTACGACCTCGACGACGACCCCGAACGGATCGACCGCGACGCGGTCTGGCAGTGGCTGAGCACCGAGGCGTACTGGGGACGCTGGCGCACCCGCGCCGACGTCGACACGCAGCTCGACAGCGCGTGGCGCGTCGTCGCCGCCCACCACCGTGAGACGGGTGCGTTGGTGGGCTTCGCGCGGGCGATCTCCGACGGCGTCGGCTTCGCCTACCTGGCCGACGTGTTCGTCGTCGCCGCGCACCGCGGTCACGGCCTCGGCAAGGGCCTGGTCTCACTGATGATCGACGAGGGCCCGGGCCCTCACTTCCGCTGGACCCTTTTCACGAGCGACGCGCACGGCCTCTACCGTCAGTTCGGTTTCGCCGAGCCCGACCGGACGGCTCTCGTCCGCCCCGCCGCACCCCTCTGACGCACCGGATACCGGCTCCCCACACCGACTCCGCATTCCGCTGTCACCCGGTCAGCGCCCGGCTCCCTCGGCCGGCAGCGACCGGTGCGTGAGCGGGGCGACCGGGTCGTGGCCTCCGGAGACGACGAACGCCCCGACCACTCGGGCCGGGGCGTTCGCTCGGGTCTCAGGCGTCGAAGCGCGCACCCTCGGGTCGCCGCCCCTGCAGCGTGAACACGAAGAGCACCAGGGCGCCGATCAACGGCACCAGCCCAATGAACACCCAGAAACCGCTGCGACCGGTGTCGTGCAGGCGCCGTACGAGCACGGCGAACGTGGGGACGATCGTCGCGAGAGCCCACACGAGCCAGATCGCCCCGAGGATCACCCCGTGCGGTCCGGTGATGGTCGTCGAGCCGTCGGCTTCGATCCGGATGCCGTCGGTCAGCGTCGGCAGCGCGTTCAGCACCGTGCCCACGACGGCGGCGGTCAGCACCCACCACCAGTACTCGCTGCGACTCGCACGCCCGCCGAAGGTGGCGTACTTCGCGAAGACGCGGCGGACCGCGGCGCCCAGCGGCGCGCCGTCGTACGGCTGGTCGAGCGGCGGGGCGGCGGTGGTCATGGGGTCTCCCGGCGTCAGCAGAGGGCGGATGCCACGGCGTCGCCGTCGCGAGAGCACTGTATCGACCACCCGGTCGGATATGGGCCCGGTTGCGTCGCGCCTCGCGGCCCCGGCGCGCTTGAGCCTGCATTTCGCTGGTGAACCCGCGTCAGCCTGCAGCGAAGGTGTCAGCGAGGTGCAGTCTCGCGAGAAATCCGCGCCCGCAGACCCCGCGCACGCAAAAGCGCCCCGCCCCCACGACGGGGACGGGGCGCTTTCGACGCGGATCAGCGCTGGCGCTTCTCGCGAATGCGCATGTTGAGCACGATCGGGGTGCCCTCGAAGCCGTAGATCTCGCGCAGGCGCCGCTGGATGAACCGGCGGTAGCCCGGGTCGAGGAACCCGGTCGTGAACAGCACGAATGTCGGCGGACGCGTGGCCGCCTGCGTGCCGAACAGGATGCGCGGCTGCTTGCCGCCGCGCAGCGGGTGGGGGTGCTCGGCGACGAGCTCCGAGAGGAAGGCGTTGAACTTTCCGGTCGGAATGCGGGTGTCCCACGACTCGAGCGCCTGCTCGAGGGCGGGCACGAGCTTGTCGAGGTGTCGACCGGTGCGGGCCGAGATGTTCACGCGCGGGGCCCACGCGACGTGCGCGAGGTCCTGCTCGATCTCGCGCTCGAGGTAGCGGCGACGGTCCTGGTTCTCCATGTCGTCGTCGTTGAGGCGGTCCCACTTGTTGAACGCCAGCACGAGCGCGCGACCCGACTCGAGCACGAGGTCGATGATGTTGAGGTCCTGCACGCTGATGGGCTGCGAGACGTCGATGACGACGACCGCGACCTCGGACTTCTCCAGAGCGGTCGAGGTGCGCAGCGACGCGTAGAAGTCGGCGCCCTGCGACAGGTGCACGCGGCGACGGATGCCGGCGGTGTCCACCAGCGTCCAGAGCTTGCCACCGAGCTCCACGACCTCGTCGACCGGGTCGCGGGTCGTGCCGGCGAGCTCGTTGACGACGACGCGCTCTTCGCCGGCCGCCTTGTTGAGGAGCGACGACTTGCCGACGTTCGGGCGACCGAGGATCGCCACGCGGCGCGGTCCGCCGATCTCGTACTTGGCGACCGCCGACACGTCGGGCAGCACCTTCATGATCTCGTCGAGCAGGTCGGCCACGCCGCGGCCGTGGATCGCCGAGACGGGGTGCGGCTCGCCGAGTCCGAGGTTCCACAGGGCAGCGGCCTCGGGCTCGTGGCGGGCGTCGTCGACCTTGTTCGCGATGAGGAAGACCGGCTTGCCGCTCTTGCGCAGCAGCTTCACGACGTGCTCGTCGGTCGAGGTCGCACCCACCGTGGCATCCACCACGAAGAGGACGATGTCGGCCAGGTCGATCGCGACCTCGGCTTGCGCGGCGACCGAGCGGTCGATGCCCTTCGCGTCGGGCTCCCAGCCACCGGTGTCGACCAGCGAGAAGCGCCGGTCGAGCCACTCGGCCTTGTAGGTCACGCGGTCGCGGGTGACACCCGGGGTGTCTTCGACCACGGCCTCGCGGCGACCGAGGATACGGTTCACCAGCGCCGACTTGCCGACGTTCGGGCGACCGACGATCGCGACCACCGGCAGCGCCGGCAGGAACTCGATCGCTCCCTCGCCCGAGGCGAGACCCGCGAGGAGGGCGGCGTCTTCCTCGTCGAGGTCGAAGTCCTCGAGGCCCGCGCGCAGCGCTTCGGCCCGCTGTTCGGCGAGCACCTCGTCGAGTTGCTCCATCTTCTCGGCGAGCTGGTCGGGCCCGCCTTCGTACTCGTCTTCAACGCCCATCGCGGGCTCCCATCGTGGAGTCGACGACGCTCAGCACGGCGTCGACGGTCTGTTTGAAATCAAGGTGGGTCGAATCGACCACCTCGACGCCGGGGGCGGCGGTGAGGAAGTCGACGACCGTGGAATCAGCGGCGTCGCGCTGGTGGAGGGCTGCGGCGACCTTGGCGGCATCCTGATCCGTCATCTCCGCGCTGCGGCGCGCCGCACGCACCTCGGGAGCGGCGGTCAGCAGGATGCGCACGGGCGCGTCGGGGAACACGACCGTGGTGATGTCCCGCCCCTCGACGACGACACCGGGAAGACCGGCGGATGCCACGAGCCGACGGAACAACTGGTTCACGGCCTGACGCACGGGGGCGACGCGGGCGACGCCGCTCACGGCATCGGTCACGCGTGGTTCGCGGATCGCAGCGGTCACGTCGACGCCCCCGACACGCACCCAGCGGTCGGTCGTGTCGAGCGAGATCGCGTAGTCGAAGTCGCCGAACACCTCGAGCACCGCGGTGGCGTCGGAGGTGTCGGCACCGTGGGCGAGGGCGTGCCACGCGAGGGCGCGATAGGCGGCCCCCGTGTCGAGGAAGCCGTAGCCGAGACGGGCGGCGGAGGCCTTCGACACGCTCGACTTGCCGCTGCCGGCGGGGCCGTCGATCGCCACGATGACGGGCGCGGACGACCCCTCGGCGGGGGCCGCGAAGCCGGGCGCGGCGAGGCCGGGCCGGAACAGGGCGGGGGTGGGATCAGTCATGGGTAGTGCTCGCAATCCGCCAACCGCGCTGCTGGAGGCCGTCGACGGCGCGGCGGACCGCGTCGGGGACGACGCTGATCTCGGCCAGGCCGAACGGGGCACCGGGCGAGTGCTCGAGGCGTAGGTCTTCGACGTTGACGTCGAGGTCGCCGAGCTCGCCGAACAGGCGCCCCAGCTGGCCGGAGGTGTCGTCGACCATGACGACGAAGGTATCGAAGCGGCGGTTCTGGCCGTGCTTGCCGGGCAGGCGTTCCACGCCCTCGTTGCCGCGGCGGATGGTGTCGGCCACCGCGCGGCGGGCACCGGGCACCTCGGGATCGCGCAGGGCTTCGGAGACATCCGTGAGGTCGGCCGCGAGCTGATCGAGGACCGCGACGACGGGCGCCGCATTCGCGCCCAGGATCTGCACCCAGAGTTCGGGAGCGGATGCTGCGATGCGGGTCGTGTCGCGCACGCCCTGGCCCGCGAGACGCAGGGACCCGTCCGGCGCCTCGACGAAGCGGCCGGCGAGGAGGCTCGCCACCAGCTGCGGCACGTGCGACATGAGCGCGACGGACTCGTCGTGCTCTTCGGGTGTCATCTCGATGAGCGTGGCGCCGAGGTCGAGGGCGAGGCCCTCGACGAGGGACAGGTCGTAGGCCGAGGTCTCGCCGTCACGGCACACGACCCAGGGGCGGCCGACGAAGATGTCGGCGCGGGCCGAGATCGCTCCCCCGCGCTCGCGCCCGGCCATGGGGTGCGAGCCGATGTAGTGCGTGAGATCGACCCCTCGTTCGCGAAGGGTGCGCAGCGGTTCGAGCTTGACGCTCGCGACGTCGGTGACGACGGCATCCGGGAACGTCTCGAGCTCGCGCTGCACGACGTCGGCCGTCACGTCGGGCGGCACGGCCACCACGATCAATGAGGGACGGTCATCCGGGCGCTCGGCGCGACCGGCGCCGTAGTCGATGGCCAGGCGCAGCTGCGAGGGAGACGCGTCGACGAGTACGACGTCGACGCCGCGGGCGGTCAGCGCGTGACCGATACTGGCGCCGAGCAGGCCCGAGCCGACGACGCGGACGGTGCCGCTCGTGCGGGTCGCCAAAGGCCCGGCCGCGCGCGCGGACGTTCCGTTCGGTTCGCTCATCGGGTCTCCTGCCCTGGGCGGCGCCGCTCGCACCGCGAAGCGCCCGAGAGGCTCACTCCGCCGGATCGGCCGGAGCGCTGTCGTCCTGACGGGACAGCGTGAGCAAGGCACCGCGTTCTACTGTAGTCAACTCGCGGGCCTTCCCCACCGGGAGAGTTCCCAGGTGGAGCGGCCCGAACTGCCGACGGACCAGCTCGACGACCGGATGACCGACCTCGGCCATCATCCGTCGGACGATCCGGTTCTTGCCCGAGTGCAGGGTCAGCTCGACCAGGCTCTCGCCCCGCGAGGAGTCGAGCAGCCGCGCCTTGTCGGCGACGATGCGCCCGTCCTCGAGGTCGACGCCCTTGATGAGGCGCTGGATCGTCTGCGGCAGCACCTGCCCCTCGACCTTGGCGATGTACACCTTCGTCACCCCGAACGAGGGGTGCGCGAGCACGTGGGCCAGGTCGCCGTCGTTGGTCAGCACGAGCAGGCCGCTCGTGTCGGCATCCAGTCGTCCGACGTTGTAGAGCCGCTCGTCCCAGTCCTTCGTGTACTGACGGAGGTCGGGGCGACCGCGGTCGTCGCTCATCGAGCTCACGACCCCGGTGGGCTTGTTGAGGATGACGTAGCGCTTGGACTCGTCGAGCTGGATGGCCGTGCCGTCGACGTCGACCAGGTCGGTCTCGGGGTGGATGCGGCGACCGAGCTCGGTGACGACGAGACCGTTCACGCGCACGCGTCCTTCGACGATCATCTGCTCGGCGACGCGGCGCGAGGCCACTCCCCTGTTCGCCAGCACCTTCTGCAGGCGGATGCCGTCCTCGCTCGCCGAGCCCGCGCCCTCTGTCGCTGCGTCTGAAGCGTCGCTCATTTCAGTACCTCTCCGTCGAATCCGTCCGAGCCGTCGTCGAGCAACGGCGAGATGTGCGGCAGCTCGTCGAGCGAGTTGATGCCGAGGTTGACCAGGAGCTGGTCGGTCGTTCCGTAGTGGATCGCGCCCGTGTCGGAGTCGGTGAAGACCTCCGTGATGAGACCGCGCGACAGCAGCGTGCGCACCACCGAGTCGACGTTCACCGCGCGGATGGATGCCACCTGCCCCCGCGTGACGGGTTGCTTGTAGGCGATGACGGCCAGGGTCTCGAGCGCCGCCTGCGACAGGCGCGAGGGCGCCTGCGTGTTGACGAACTCACCGACGACGTCGTCGTGCTCCTCGCGCACGTACAGGCGCCAGCCGCCGCCGACCTCGCGCAGTTCGAAGCCGCGAACCGGTCCCCCGGTCCGACCGTCGTAGTCGGCCACGAGCGCCTCGACGGCCTGTCGGACGGCCGGCACGGGCGCGCCGACGGCGGCGGCGAGGCTCACGAGGCTCTGCGGCTCGTCGAGGACCAGCAGGATCGCCTCGAGGCGACGGGCAACGGATGCCGCATCACTCGGGCGCTGCGCGGGGATCGGGGCCTGCGCGGACGCGGTGTCGATCACGGAGTCATCGGTCATAGTCGGCTCCCAGGGCGGCGAGATTCTCTTCCGACCAGCGCTCGGCGGTCCAGCGCAGGGTGAGTTCGCCGAGCGGCTCGAGCTGCTCGAACGACAGCGCGGCGTGGCGGTAGAGCTCGAGGATTGACAGGAATCGCGCGACGACGACCCCCGTCTCGGCGACCCCGGCGACGAGGTCGCGGAAGTTCAGGGTCCCCGCGGAACGCAGCAGGGTCACCACGATCGCGGCCTGCTCGCGGATGCTGACCAGGGGCGCGTGCAGGTGGTCGAGTCCCACCGTGGGGATCTGCTTCGGCGCGAAGGCCACCACCGCGAGCGCGGCGAAATCGTCGGCGCTGAGCGTCCACTTCAGCTCCGGCACGGCGCTGCGGTACTTCTCGTCGAGCCGCACGTTGCGCGTGTGCCGCTTGTCCTCGCGCTGCAGGCAGCG from Microbacterium testaceum includes these protein-coding regions:
- a CDS encoding GNAT family N-acetyltransferase; the encoded protein is MTIEILPATGDRFDDAETALDSGDGPGCQCQWWLLTNAEFQKTSRDDLATRFHAEMQGDRAPGLIAYVDGEPAGWVRVGPRIDQARLLRTRDVTTATDEPLDADDVWSISCFVVRTAHRGQGLMKKLLDAAVSTARDAGARVVEAYPLDPTVTKRSATQLYRGTVSMFEQAGFDIVERPKPDRALVSLTLRE
- a CDS encoding RNA-binding S4 domain-containing protein is translated as MTDATTTARVDAWLWAVRVYKTRSAATTACRAGHVRVNGERAKAAQPVRPGDELRVRIQGFDRILVVKKTIAKRVGAALVAESVDDRTPPPPSKESMPFVPVRDRGAGRPTKRDRRDIEKLRGRELD
- a CDS encoding NUDIX domain-containing protein gives rise to the protein MTIEPPAPGEPRRPHGARDPGDAWVVAPTGEKYWGRFGAAGLLALDPERGVLLQHRVSWSHFGNTWALPGGARHEGESARDGALRESGEEAGVPADAVRARFESVLDLGIWSYSTLVADVTTPFEPVISDPESVALEWVAVDEVDSLPLHPGFAASWPALREALTVRPAIVVDVANVMGSVPDGWWKDRAGAATRLVTKVSRLTERGVDAEALGVSATRWFPSVTAVLEGQARSAQPLAPAIEVRHAPGEGDDEIVAVVREVAGAFRPVVVVTSDRELAARVEQLGAVVRGAHWLLDQLT
- a CDS encoding GNAT family N-acetyltransferase; the encoded protein is MEYDLDDDPERIDRDAVWQWLSTEAYWGRWRTRADVDTQLDSAWRVVAAHHRETGALVGFARAISDGVGFAYLADVFVVAAHRGHGLGKGLVSLMIDEGPGPHFRWTLFTSDAHGLYRQFGFAEPDRTALVRPAAPL
- a CDS encoding DUF805 domain-containing protein — translated: MTTAAPPLDQPYDGAPLGAAVRRVFAKYATFGGRASRSEYWWWVLTAAVVGTVLNALPTLTDGIRIEADGSTTITGPHGVILGAIWLVWALATIVPTFAVLVRRLHDTGRSGFWVFIGLVPLIGALVLFVFTLQGRRPEGARFDA
- the der gene encoding ribosome biogenesis GTPase Der; this encodes MGVEDEYEGGPDQLAEKMEQLDEVLAEQRAEALRAGLEDFDLDEEDAALLAGLASGEGAIEFLPALPVVAIVGRPNVGKSALVNRILGRREAVVEDTPGVTRDRVTYKAEWLDRRFSLVDTGGWEPDAKGIDRSVAAQAEVAIDLADIVLFVVDATVGATSTDEHVVKLLRKSGKPVFLIANKVDDARHEPEAAALWNLGLGEPHPVSAIHGRGVADLLDEIMKVLPDVSAVAKYEIGGPRRVAILGRPNVGKSSLLNKAAGEERVVVNELAGTTRDPVDEVVELGGKLWTLVDTAGIRRRVHLSQGADFYASLRTSTALEKSEVAVVVIDVSQPISVQDLNIIDLVLESGRALVLAFNKWDRLNDDDMENQDRRRYLEREIEQDLAHVAWAPRVNISARTGRHLDKLVPALEQALESWDTRIPTGKFNAFLSELVAEHPHPLRGGKQPRILFGTQAATRPPTFVLFTTGFLDPGYRRFIQRRLREIYGFEGTPIVLNMRIREKRQR
- the cmk gene encoding (d)CMP kinase, which produces MTDPTPALFRPGLAAPGFAAPAEGSSAPVIVAIDGPAGSGKSSVSKASAARLGYGFLDTGAAYRALAWHALAHGADTSDATAVLEVFGDFDYAISLDTTDRWVRVGGVDVTAAIREPRVTDAVSGVARVAPVRQAVNQLFRRLVASAGLPGVVVEGRDITTVVFPDAPVRILLTAAPEVRAARRSAEMTDQDAAKVAAALHQRDAADSTVVDFLTAAPGVEVVDSTHLDFKQTVDAVLSVVDSTMGARDGR
- a CDS encoding prephenate dehydrogenase, with the protein product MSEPNGTSARAAGPLATRTSGTVRVVGSGLLGASIGHALTARGVDVVLVDASPSQLRLAIDYGAGRAERPDDRPSLIVVAVPPDVTADVVQRELETFPDAVVTDVASVKLEPLRTLRERGVDLTHYIGSHPMAGRERGGAISARADIFVGRPWVVCRDGETSAYDLSLVEGLALDLGATLIEMTPEEHDESVALMSHVPQLVASLLAGRFVEAPDGSLRLAGQGVRDTTRIAASAPELWVQILGANAAPVVAVLDQLAADLTDVSEALRDPEVPGARRAVADTIRRGNEGVERLPGKHGQNRRFDTFVVMVDDTSGQLGRLFGELGDLDVNVEDLRLEHSPGAPFGLAEISVVPDAVRRAVDGLQQRGWRIASTTHD
- a CDS encoding pseudouridine synthase, with translation MSDASDAATEGAGSASEDGIRLQKVLANRGVASRRVAEQMIVEGRVRVNGLVVTELGRRIHPETDLVDVDGTAIQLDESKRYVILNKPTGVVSSMSDDRGRPDLRQYTKDWDERLYNVGRLDADTSGLLVLTNDGDLAHVLAHPSFGVTKVYIAKVEGQVLPQTIQRLIKGVDLEDGRIVADKARLLDSSRGESLVELTLHSGKNRIVRRMMAEVGHPVVELVRRQFGPLHLGTLPVGKARELTTVERGALLTLSRQDDSAPADPAE
- the scpB gene encoding SMC-Scp complex subunit ScpB, encoding MTDDSVIDTASAQAPIPAQRPSDAASVARRLEAILLVLDEPQSLVSLAAAVGAPVPAVRQAVEALVADYDGRTGGPVRGFELREVGGGWRLYVREEHDDVVGEFVNTQAPSRLSQAALETLAVIAYKQPVTRGQVASIRAVNVDSVVRTLLSRGLITEVFTDSDTGAIHYGTTDQLLVNLGINSLDELPHISPLLDDGSDGFDGEVLK